In Macrobrachium rosenbergii isolate ZJJX-2024 unplaced genomic scaffold, ASM4041242v1 13908, whole genome shotgun sequence, one genomic interval encodes:
- the LOC136838028 gene encoding uncharacterized protein — MQVLERPQFSVPMQRDGARRQRIFQNSLPSHYYCMQFRNHDHDNFDDYLKSLIPKTVARFPFGLVKSVVLSSECLVLCDGYDECNEKSKKLFSEMLSLASNKMKFVVTTRPGNTVGLTGIVNKAKRSRINLKVSGLQEEDMKLLTEKLIGHLVKDDDVTQQEQMKKELLQKIEEMDTGTGAILQTPLYFNLFILLYIECPELRDEMSTRTSVYLQLRKHKIKRISDKTGISEESLEEEFDALYRKWSLKHYMEEKYEWSEADVRSFKMRLINSPKEVLQNFDAIMSSYFSIKKTKKQLEIVNVYCHRHRSEQAFAAAGSICDDVITSAGRRQQGGGKILGDVLRSKGLWDGRDIRQLFGKFKDIISFITGILYRTERDVLYDTIDHIHELYVSYSTLSWL; from the coding sequence ATGCAGGTTCTGGAAAGACCACAATTCTCTGTTCCTATGCAGAGGGATGGTGCAAGAAGACAACGGATATTCCAGAACTCTCTTCCTTCCCATTATTACTGCATGCAGTTCAGGAATCATGACCATGACAACTTTGATGACTACCTAAAGAGCTTGATTCCAAAAACTGTTGCTCGATTTCCCTTTGGTCTTGTCAAATCGGTAGTCCTAAGTTCAGAGTGTTTGGTCTTGTGTGATGGCTATGATGAGTGCAATGAGAAATCTAAAAAGCTTTTCTCTGAAATGCTGTCACTTGCTTCAAATAAGATGAAGTTTGTTGTCACAACACGTCCAGGGAATACTGTGGGACTAACAGGTATTGTGAACAAAGCAAAACGTTCCAGAATCAACCTCAAAGTTTCAGGTCTTCAGGAAGAGgacatgaaattgctcacagaAAAGCTCATTGGCCACCTGGTGAAAGATGATGACGTCACCCAACAGGAGCAGATGAAGAAAGAGCTGCttcagaaaatagaagaaatggaCACTGGCACTGGAGCCATCCTGCAAACCCCACTGTATTTTAACCTGTTCATCCTCCTTTACATTGAGTGTCCAGAGTTAAGGGATGAAATGAGCACCAGGACATCAGTCTACTTACAGCTGAGAAAGCACAAGATCAAGAGAATCTCCgacaagacaggaatctctgaaGAATCACTGGAGGAGGAATTtgatgcactgtacagaaaatggtCTCTGAAGCATTACATGGAGGAGAAATATGAATGGTCTGAGGCAGATGTTAGAAGCTTCAAAATGAGATTAATTAATTCTCCAAAAGAGGTGCTTCAGAACTTTGATGCCATCATGTCATCCTATTtctccataaagaaaacaaagaagcaaCTGGAGATTGTAAATGTCTACTGCCACAGACACAGAAGTGAGCAAGCGTTTGCAGCTGCAGGCAGCATCTGCGATGACGTCATCACATCAGCTGGAAGGAGGCagcaaggaggaggaaagattcTTGGCGATGTGCTGCGCTCAAAAGGATTATGGGATGGAAGAGATATAAGACAGTTATTTGGGAAATTCAAAGACATCATTTCCTTCATAACAGGAATCCTTTACAGAACTGAGAGAGATGTGTTGTATGATACAATAGATCATATCCATGAACTCTATGTATCATACAGCACTCTCTCTTGGTTATGA